The bacterium genome includes a region encoding these proteins:
- a CDS encoding NAD(P)-dependent oxidoreductase gives MHKKIAFFEVTAWEKEWLVKNLGGFEPKFYNSALNEEHIPPERHFQAISVGEGSFLTNAVLEAFSHLELIVIRGREFGNIDLVSCRNKKIMVCRAPTYAVHAVAEFTFALLLMLSRRVCEAVLRQKTGSDATLDRLRGFDLYGKTLGVLGTGNIGSAVIRIAKGFGMKVIAWNPKQNLQLASELGFAYMPFLSVLAHADVLTIHLPHVQGGVGQTHHLLNREALTQMKRGSLLINTSGADIIDNDALGNLLQEGVLAGAALDVEPGTLREDFLRQERFIITPRMAFNTQETLEHLLRATTENIHAYFRGFPQHTVGQSAPAEHSAG, from the coding sequence ATGCACAAGAAAATCGCTTTTTTCGAAGTGACGGCGTGGGAAAAAGAATGGCTGGTGAAGAATCTGGGCGGATTTGAGCCGAAGTTTTACAACTCGGCACTTAACGAAGAACACATTCCCCCCGAGCGGCACTTTCAGGCCATTTCTGTCGGCGAAGGGTCGTTTCTCACGAACGCTGTTCTTGAGGCGTTTTCGCATCTTGAACTTATAGTGATTCGTGGGAGGGAATTTGGGAATATTGACCTTGTCTCATGCCGCAATAAAAAAATCATGGTTTGCCGTGCTCCGACGTATGCGGTGCATGCAGTGGCGGAATTTACATTTGCCCTCCTGCTTATGTTATCGCGCAGAGTTTGCGAAGCGGTCTTGCGCCAGAAAACAGGTAGCGATGCTACGCTTGATCGCCTGCGCGGGTTCGATCTTTACGGCAAGACGCTAGGAGTCTTGGGCACAGGCAACATTGGAAGCGCGGTTATTCGCATCGCAAAGGGTTTTGGAATGAAGGTAATCGCGTGGAATCCGAAACAGAATTTACAGCTTGCCTCCGAGCTTGGTTTTGCGTATATGCCGTTTTTATCGGTTCTTGCGCATGCAGATGTCCTGACCATTCATTTGCCGCATGTGCAGGGTGGCGTCGGTCAAACTCACCACCTTCTTAACCGGGAAGCTCTCACGCAGATGAAACGCGGGTCTTTGCTGATCAACACCTCCGGTGCCGATATTATTGATAACGATGCACTGGGAAATTTACTACAAGAAGGGGTTCTTGCGGGCGCTGCTCTTGATGTTGAGCCCGGTACTCTGCGAGAAGATTTTTTGCGGCAGGAGCGCTTTATTATAACTCCGCGTATGGCATTCAACACGCAGGAAACCCTGGAGCATCTTCTGCGGGCAACAACGGAGAACATTCACGCGTATTTTCGGGGATTTCCGCAGCATACGGTGGGGCAGAGTGCTCCAGCGGAGCATTCTGCGGGGTGA